CGAGCAAATCTTCTTTTAAACAAGTCGTAGTCTTCCTTTGCTACGGCATGATTTGGCTGGAAAGTTTTCCTTGCATACAGATTACCATCTTCCGCTCTTACTTCATGAATTATCCCGAAGCCACTTCTATCATGAATAATCCTATTGACTGCCTCTATTTTCATTCAATATTTTTTTGAAAAACCATTTTTTTAGTTTCAAGCTCTAAAACACATAATTCACCATACCCCTCATCATTAACAATATATGCACCTCCATCAATTCCATAGACTTGTAAATCCTCACTTTTGAACTGCTCTATGATTTCAAAAGCTGTCATCGGTGTGTGACCGTGAATAACCTTTCTACCTGCTAACCAATCTGCATTGTACAAGACCTTCCAATCTCTCAACCAAAGTAGAGATTCCTTATCACTATATGGATTTTCAATAGTCATATTGATACCCGCATGAACGAAAATATAATTTTCAGCAACGAAGTAATCATCGAACGATTTTATAAAATCAATATAGGCTTTTGGTATTCCGTTAATGTCTGATGTTAAAAAACTTTGCAGAGTTTTGTTACCTCCATTTCTTATCCAATTGACCTTTGCAAATGTATCATCAAGTGCATCCAATAACATTTGTTCATGGTTTCCCTTTATACATGTAACATCAAAACCATGATTTTGCAGTAATATTACAGTATCAATGACTCCTTTGCTGTCATGACCTCTATCAATTAAATCACCAAGCAAAATCAGTTTGTCAGTCTTTTTTAAAGAAACCTTTTTTAAAGCCTGTCTAAATGTTTTGTTACAGCCATGAATATCGGAAATAATGTAAGTACTCAAAATAAGGTTATGTTAAATCAAAATATTATTACTAATCTAAAAATATATCAATCGGTATAATACTTATAGTTAGTCGCTTAATCAATTGTGTATTGAATGATGTCGCAATTTACACAATTTAAAGAAATAAATAATGGTATCGACTTTCAGAATAGTAATCTAAAATCTTTAAATGCATTCCTTAACAGCAAAGATTCTAGGTTAACGACTTAATTTTTAACCTCATGAAGTGAAATTGAAAGCTTTTGCAAGACGATTCATTTGATCCTAATATCAATTCCTATAAAATTGGAAGCATTGTTTGCAGCAATGGAAAATTAGCAGAAAGATCGCATCCATTAGTTAATTGTAAGTAGTTGTGGGCTTACTTTGTTATTTATTAAATAGATGTACATATAAATTGTCGGATAATTGTAGGCAACAATAGCACGAAAGTGTAAGAGAATTCAATATTTAGATATTCGCCTCTTTAATTTTAATTATCTTTGAAATCCTTAATTTAAAATAAAATTTTTTCTTTATTCTAGAATCTAAAGCTAATCTCCTAAATACATTTCCTTATGATTGATCTTGAAACCGCAAATAATAATTTACTAAGTGAAATTGAAAGTGTTCGTAGCGAAATAAAAACCGACAATTTCAGCATGGCGGTTAGGGAACTAATCCAGATATTCAAGGATGGTGACCTAGAACTATTCCCCTCATATCAAAGACTTTTTCGCTGGGATGATGCTCAAAAAAGCAGGTTTATTGAATCATTGCTGATGGGTATACCGACACCACCAATTTTTATAGCACAGAAAAAAGGCTCCAAGTGGACAATCGTGGACGTACTTCAAAGGATTTCCACGATCCTGCAGCTTATGGGCTTGTTTAAAGACAATAAAGGGGTTGTAAAACCAACCTTCACATTTACTGCAACAGAGAAATTACCATCCATAGAGGGAATGAAGTGGGATCAGCTTGATGAAGACGTTCAAAGAATTATAAAGATGTCTAAATTGGACCTTAAGATTATTCTTGTTGAAGATAATATTACTGCACAGTACGAGCTATTCAAGAGGCTTAACACAGGTGCTGTAGCGTTATCAGCTCAGGAAATCAGAAACTGTTTGATTATTATGGTCAATGAAGAATACTATAATAAAATTGACACTTTGAAGAACGACGCACACTTTAAGAATACAATAAAATTAACTGACGCGAAGAATGAAATTGAATTCCCCATGGAATTAATTTTAAGGTATTTTATTTTAAAATTTGATAGTATTGATTTCACAAAATACAATATGTCATCTGATCTGCTTGCTGACTTTATCGATAAAGAAACAGCAAGAATTATTCAAAGTGAATCATTTGTATTGGATACCGAAATTGAAATTTTCAAACGCGTTTTCAATCTATTAGATGAAGTACTTTCTGATGAAGCATTCAGAAAATTTAATGTTGAGAAAGATGTATTTGAGGGTGCATTTCTTCAGACCAGCTTTGAAGGTATTGTTTCAGGAATTGCGCACAATATCGATTATTATGAGAATGATGGTAAAGATAGCTTGAAAGAAAAGATTAAAAACATGTATAAAGATGCGACCTTCATAGAGGCTGCCAAGAGAGG
Above is a genomic segment from Flavobacterium album containing:
- a CDS encoding DUF262 domain-containing protein, whose product is MIDLETANNNLLSEIESVRSEIKTDNFSMAVRELIQIFKDGDLELFPSYQRLFRWDDAQKSRFIESLLMGIPTPPIFIAQKKGSKWTIVDVLQRISTILQLMGLFKDNKGVVKPTFTFTATEKLPSIEGMKWDQLDEDVQRIIKMSKLDLKIILVEDNITAQYELFKRLNTGAVALSAQEIRNCLIIMVNEEYYNKIDTLKNDAHFKNTIKLTDAKNEIEFPMELILRYFILKFDSIDFTKYNMSSDLLADFIDKETARIIQSESFVLDTEIEIFKRVFNLLDEVLSDEAFRKFNVEKDVFEGAFLQTSFEGIVSGIAHNIDYYENDGKDSLKEKIKNMYKDATFIEAAKRGNKALPRIQNMIAFSNTYFLPDAN
- a CDS encoding metallophosphoesterase family protein; this translates as MSTYIISDIHGCNKTFRQALKKVSLKKTDKLILLGDLIDRGHDSKGVIDTVILLQNHGFDVTCIKGNHEQMLLDALDDTFAKVNWIRNGGNKTLQSFLTSDINGIPKAYIDFIKSFDDYFVAENYIFVHAGINMTIENPYSDKESLLWLRDWKVLYNADWLAGRKVIHGHTPMTAFEIIEQFKSEDLQVYGIDGGAYIVNDEGYGELCVLELETKKMVFQKNIE